A window from Balearica regulorum gibbericeps isolate bBalReg1 chromosome 1, bBalReg1.pri, whole genome shotgun sequence encodes these proteins:
- the OR2F2 gene encoding olfactory receptor 2F2, giving the protein MLCEGCMERDNKSTDATMEFLLLGFSELLCLRVLLFLIFLIVHLVTLAGNVMIFMAVVMEPSRPPMLFFLCQLSVIELCYTLVIVPKALLSLIVVDGSTISFIGCAAQMHLFVALGGAECFLLVAMSYDRYVAICQPLHYFAVMSEGFCLRLAVACCLGGFAVALGLTVAVFRLPFCQSHRINHFFCDVPAVLHLACTQSYTPELPLLVACVLLLLLPFLLILTSYVCIAAALLHVTSSVGRGKAFSTCISHLAITLLHYGCATFTYIRPKSSYSPARDKMVSLVYTNITPLLYPLIYSLRNKEIRGVLRKMLRRKKITQLNWDTIRTLMCVW; this is encoded by the coding sequence ATGCTATGTGAAGGCTGCATGGAGAGGGACAATAAGAGCACTGATGCAACCATGGAGTTCCTCCTGCTCGGCTTCTCTGAGCTGCTCTGTCTGCGGGTCCTCCTCTTCCTTATCTTTCTCATTGTCCATTTGGTCACATTGGCAGGGAATGTGATGATCTTCATGGCAGTGGTTATGGAGCCTTCTCGTCCTCctatgcttttcttcctctgtcagcTCTCTGTCATTGAGCTCTGCTATACCTTAGTCATTGTCCCTAAAGCACTCCTCAGCCTGATAGTGGTGGACGGCAGCACCATTTCTTTCATAGGGTGTGCTGCACAGATGCACCTTTTTGTGGCACTTGGTGGGGCTGAATGCTTCCTCCTGGTCGCCATGTCGTATGACCGTTACGTTGCCATCTGTCAGCCACTTCACTACTTTGCTGTGATGAGTGAGGGGTTCTGCCTCAGGCTGGCTGTGGCATGCTGTCTGGGAGGCTTTGCTGTTGCCCTGGGGTTGACAGTGGCTGTTTTCCGCTTACCTTTCTGTCAATCACATCGTATCAACCACTTCTTCTGTGAtgtccctgctgtgctgcaccTGGCCTGTACACAGAGTTACACCCCCGAGCTGCCCTTGCTGGTTGCCTGTgtgctcctcctgctgctccccttcctcctAATCCTGACCTCATATgtttgcattgctgctgctttgttacATGTCACCTCCTCCGTGGGAAGGGGCAAGGCCTTTTCCACCTGCATTTCACACTTGGCCATCACCTTGCTACACTATGGATGTGCCACCTTCACGTACATTCGTCCTAAGTCCAGTTACTCACCAGCTCGAGACAAGATGGTGTCTCTTGTCTACACCAACATTACTCCATTGCTGTACCCCCTCATTTATAGTCTGAGGAACAAGGAAATCAGAGGGGTCCTCAGGAAAAtgttgaggaggaagaaaataactcAGCTGAACTGGGATACTATCAGAACTCTGATGTGTGTGTGGTAA